The proteins below come from a single Procambarus clarkii isolate CNS0578487 chromosome 44, FALCON_Pclarkii_2.0, whole genome shotgun sequence genomic window:
- the LOC138350152 gene encoding protein IWS1 homolog, with amino-acid sequence MQRRNPTSFLSKSRQALKVSSQSQLSEPALRASSQSQLSEPTLRASSQSQLSEPTLRTSSQSQLSEPALRASSQSQLSEPALRASSQNQLSEPTLRASSQSQLSESALRASSQSQLSEPALGAAGRKAVGLQVPAKNSSVTGQQ; translated from the coding sequence ATGCAAAGACGAAACCCAACATCCTTTTTATCTAAATCAAGGCAAGCTCTCAAAGTCAGCTCTCAGAGCCAGCTCTCAGAACCAGCTCTCAGAGCCAGCTCTCAGAGCCAGCTCTCAGAGCCAACTCTCAGAGCCAGCTCTCAGAGCCAGCTCTCAGAGCCAACTCTCAGAACCAGCTCTCAGAGCCAACTCTCAGAGCCAGCTCTCAGAGCCAGCTCTCAGAGTCAGCTCTCAGAGCCAGCTCTCAGAGCCAGCTCTCAGAACCAGCTCTCAGAGCCAACTCTCAGAGCCAGCTCTCAGAGCCAGCTCTCAGAGTCAGCTCTCAGAGCCAGCTCTCAGAGCCAGCTCTCAGAGCCAGCTCTCGGAGCCGCAGGACGGAAGGCagtaggtctccaagtcccagctAAGAACAGCAGTGTCACGGGACAACAGTAG